A segment of the Arcobacter sp. CECT 8983 genome:
GAAGCAAGTGATGGAATAATGGTTGCAAGAGGTGACCTTGGAATTGAAGTTCCTTATTATGAGGTACCAACAATTCAAAAAAGACTTATCAAAAAAGCAAATGAAGCTTGTATGCCAGTTATTACTGCAACTCAAATGCTTTTATCTATGACAGAAAATGAAAGAGCAACTAGAGCAGAAATCTCAGACGTTGCAAATGCTGTTTTAGATGGAACTGATGTTGTTATGTTAAGTGAAGAGAGTGCTGTTGGAGTTGATCCTATTAATACTGTGCAAACAATGGCAAATATTATTAAAAAGACAGAAGAAATTTATCCTTATGATAAACATGAAAAATTAGCATATCATGATGAGTTTGATGTTATTCAAGCAACAGCTACAAAATTAGCAGATGATTTAGGTGCAAAAGGTATTATTGCTCTTACAAGTTCTGGTAAATCAGCCATGAAAATATCAAGATATAGACCAAGAACACCAATTTATATTTTCTCTCATAAAAGAAGAGTTTTAAATCCTTTATGTGCAAACTGGGGAGTATTTCCAATTGCTAAAATAAAAGCTGCACAAGCTTCTAAGATGATCCATATTATGCTTAAAAAACTTGAAGCAAAAGGTGTACTTGATAAAGAAGGAGTTTATATAGCAACAATTGGATATCCAGTTGGTATTCCAGGAAGTACAAATACCATTAAAATTTTAACACCATCAGAAATGGATTATTATTTAAATCTTCCATCGATGAAGAAAAAATAGTTAGATTTTAAAAGGAAGCTTTATTCTAAATAAAGCTCCTTTGAATTTTTCGTTCTTATAAGTAAAGTCTTTATTCTCAACTTCAATTTCACCCTTTAAATTTGAATCAATTATATTTTTAGTCATATATAGACCTATTCCAGTACCTTGAGATTTAAATTTAGTAGTAAAATATGGTTCGAAAATTCTAGTTATGATATCTTCTTTTATTCCACCTGCATTATCATAAATTTCAATCAGAGCATTCTTTTTTTGTTTTTTTATTGTTATAAAGATATATCTAGGAGAGTTTTTTTCAAGTAAGGCATCTTTTGCATTATTTAAAATATTTAAAAGTACTTGTATAAGTTCATTTTCATAGCTGTGAATAAAAACTTCTTCTATATTAAAAATAAGTTCTATATCTTTATTTGATAAGTTTGCAGAAATAAGATTTAATACATTATTTAAAGTACCCTCAATTTTAAACTCTTTGATATGTTTATCTTTTGAGTAATAGTTTCTAAAATCATCAATTGTATTTGATAATAGTTTAGTACTAGTTACAATTCCTTGTAAATCTTTATCCAATTCTTCATCATTAATTCTACCTATCTCTTTTTTTACCCTGATACCACTTGCTAAAGTACTAATAGCTGATAAAGGTTGTCTCCATTGGTGAGCAATATTTCCAAGCATCTCTCCCATAGCTGCAAGTTTTGCTTGTTGGTTTAATAAAGAGTCTTTTTGTCTAAGAGTATTAACTTGTTTTTTTACTTTATCTTCTAATTCTTCATTTAATTTATGAAGTTTGTTATTACTATTTTCTAAGCTTCTTGAATAGTATTGAAAAATATTTTTTAATCTCTTTGATAAAATCAAGATAATAATTATAATCACAATAGTAACAAGAAGTGAAGCAAAAACTATAGTAGCAATATCATTTTCTAAGTTTTTTTCTAAAAGCTCTTGCTTTCTATTTATTTCTTTATTTAAATTGTCATTATAAAGACCAGTACCTATTACCCAATCTAGAACAGGTACATATCTAACATAAGATATTTTTTTAGAGGGTACATATCCTTTAAAAAGTTTTTCTGACTGTTGATATTCTATAAATGCAGATTTATTTTTTATTGCTTTATTAACTATTGAAGTTACATTTTCTTGTATTTTCTCATCAAGTTTATTAAGTGGTACTCCTTCTATCTTTTTATTTCTATGTAAAATTGATGTACCTTTTGAATCTATAATAAAAATGTATGAACCATTAGGATATTTAAGTTTTTTTAAAAATTCTATTGAATTATTTGATATTTTTTGTTTAATATCTTTTGTATATAAAGCACTACCAATAACAATATTCAAAGGTTCATATATTTTGATAAACCCAATTTTTTTTTCTTTTTCTTTTGAGTTAGGTCTATTCCAGTACCAAGTAGCAAAACCTTGATTTTTGTTATTCTCAAATGTTTTTTCAAAATTTTCAAAAAGACTAGTTCCTTTTATATCTTCTATATTTTTAAAAGAAGTCCCCACATGTGAAGGAGTACTTGCATTAGAAATCACTTTTGCATCTTTTCTATCATAAAGAAAAAAGTATCCATCTTTATTTTCAAAAAATCTTAATTTACTCATTCTTTCATTTATGAAAGAGTAAAACTCTTCTTTTGAAAGATGAGAATGATTTTTATACATAAGGTTTAAATTCAGGTAACCAAGATTTACAATATCTCTTATTGCATGTTTTGATCTGATGATTTCATTTTTATAGTTTTCATTTAGTAGAAGTGTTAAGTTATCAATCTTCTCTTTTATTGAGCGTTTTAATTCTAAAGTATGGATTTCTTGTAGTTTATCTATTTCATTATTATGTGATTCATATCTTGAAGATATGAATATGTTTGTAAGAATAAAAGATGTTAGTATTACCCCAATAATTGGTAGAAGTACAATCCATTTTATGATTTTTATTTCATTAGTTAATTTACTCATAATAAATTATTATAGCATAAAGCTATAATAATTGAGAGTTTAATTAAATAATTTTAGAATATATCTCTAAAAGTTCAATTTGTTTTTGTAGTTCTAATATATCCACTTCTAAAGATTTAATTTTTTGTGAGTTTGCTAAAGTATCAACGTCACTTTGTGTTTTTAATTGTGCATTCTTTTCTTCAACAATAATTTTTAGTAAAGAGTCATATAGTTTATAGTCTTCTTTTGCTATGTCTTTTTTTCTTTCAATCATATCTATTTTAGAAAGTTTTGTTTTATAAAAGTTTTGTTCTTCTAAAATTATATTATTTAGGTTTAATTTTGCTTTTAAATATTCAATTCTTTGTGCTTGAACATCATTTAATGCTCTTACATCAATTGGCATTGAAACAGAAACACCATAGTTAGTTGTTGTTTCATCATTGATTGCAGGGTTTTCATCTGTATCGTGATAATGACTATAGTCCATACTTACACTAAAAGTAGGTAGGTATTGTGATAAAGACATTGTTATAAGATAATCTTTTTGTTTTATATCAACTCTTGCTTTTGCTAGTTCTAGTGAGTTTGCTAAAAAGTTTTCTTTATCAGTAAGAGTTAACTTTGGTAACTCAAACTTTGTATACTTTTTACTAGCTAGATTATTAAAGTTGTTTTCTAACTCTTTTTTCTGAAAGTATAAATCTGCTAAAGAGTTTTTAACTGTATTTGCATCTATAATGGCATTGTCTAGAAAAGAAGTATCTAAAAAGCCATTTAATACTTGTTCTTTTTTTCTTTGAATATCAATATTTGCATTTTTTAATAAATACTCATTTTTTTTGATATTTAAATCTATAATATGAAGATTAAAAAGTAAAGTAGTTACTTGTTTTATTAACTCTTTTCTTTGTGTTTCAATATCTAAATCATTATATTTGTAGTTTACATTTGCATATTTTATTGCACTATAAATTCCACCACTTTTAAATATAGGTTGGTTTATTGATATCATACTTCTTGCTGTATCATAAGTTTCAGTATAATCTTTTTTATAGCTCAAAGTAACTGGGTTAATCCAGTCTTTTCTTAACTTTGAACTATTTTCTTCATTTTGTTTTTTAGAAAAATCAATAATATCCAATCTATCTTGTGAAAGTATTTTTTCATCTAACTGTTTAGCAAAAGTATTAGATATAAAAACTGTTGAAATAAAAAATAGACTAGCTAATTTTAGATATTGCATCATCTAACCTTTTAAATCCTTCATCAATCTCTTTTTTAGATATTGTTAATGGAGGTAAAAGTCTTAATGTATTTTTTCCAGCTCTTAAAACTAAAACACCTTCTTCAAAAGCTTTTTTAATGATATTTGCAAGGGTGTCTGCATCTTTGATTCTAATACCTTTCATTAAGCCTACACCAACTTTTTCATTTAATAAAGCAGAGTGTTTTTTAGAAAGTTCATTTAATTTGTTATCAAAATAAATAATAATTTCATCTAATTGCCCAGAGTTTTTATAATCATCTAAAATATCTACTACTTTACAAGCTGCTGCTGTACTTAAATAGTTTCCTCCAAAAGTAGAACCATGGTCTCCATAAGTAAATAGGTCTTTAAGTTTAGTTACAACTGCTCCAATAGGAACTCCTCCTCCAAGACCTTTTGCTAAAGTGATAATATCAGGTTCAATTTCATATAGATTTGAAGCTAAGAATTCACCTGTTCTATATACTCCTGATTGAACTTCATCAATAATTAATAAAATATCTTGCTCTTTTAAAAACTTTGCAAGTTCTTGTATATCTTTTTTATCAAAGGGTTGAACTCCACCTTCTCCTTGAACTAACTCAATCATAACTGCAACAGTTTCATCATCGATTGAATTATATATATCATCAATTCTTGCATCATATTTAAAACCATCTGGATATGGTGCGAAGTTTGGTGAGTGCATTGATGCTTGTCCTGTTGCTTTAACTGTTGTGATAGTTCTTCCATGGAACGAGTGTTCTAAAGTAATTACTTTATATCTTTTTTTATCAAATTTAGTTTCACCATATTTTCTTGCTAATTTAATAGCTCCTTCATTTGCTTCTGCTCCAGAGTTTGCAAAAAATGTTGCAACATCCATTTCTGAAAGTTTTGCAATCTTTTCTGCAAGTTTTGCTTGTGGTTCAATTGCATAAAGGTTTGAAATATGAATAATATTATTAGCTTGTTTACTAATTTCATCTGCAACTTCTTTATTTCCATGACCTACTGAAACTACTCCAATTCCTGAAGTGAAATCAATATAATCTTTATCAGTTTCATCGAAAAGTGTTGCGTTTATACCTTTTTTAAAGTTTACATAATTTCTTGCATATGTTTGAAGTACAAACTGCTTATCTAGTGTTTCTAACATCTGTTTTCCTAAAAAATATATTATATAAAAGTAATTATATCTAATTAATATTAACGAAAGTTATCAATGATTATTTATAGCTTTCTGATAATATCGATTTAAGTCAAAAAGTCCAAACTGTAGTTTATTTTGCTTTTTAAACTCATTGGTAAACCAATCGTAATCATCCCAAAAATTAGGATTTGCTCTATTTATTATATATTTTAAAATTAATTTTTCTTCTTCTTGGCTTTCTTGATAGTCATTTATAAGAGTAAAAAATTCATGTAAATCTTTCTGTTTCACTTTAATAAAGATATTAGGATATGAACCAACTATTCCTTTAATAAAATTGATTCTATCTTTTTTGGGATTTAATCTTGAATCTTCATCAAACATAAGTGCAACATTATCATGCCATCTATTTATAATCATAGTATAAATTAGATTTTCACCATTTTCAAGCTCTATTTTTATATAAGCTAAATTTGTTTTATCATCTGTATGATATTGAATAAATTTAGAATTGTTTGGAAGGGTTAATGTTTTTAAAGTCTCTTCAATCTCTTTTTTATTTGTATATCTTTCTAATATTTTTGCTGGAACATACTCTTTGTCTATAAAATTGATTTTATCTTTTTGTATATTTAAATATGAAAATAGTTTATTGGTAAATTCTGTTTTATATTTTTTTGTTTCATAGTTTATATTTGGTTCATTATCAGAAGGAATATAAAAAGACAATCTTTTAGCAAACCAACCTTTATACCAAGAGTTAAAGTGTTCACGTCTTACATCTTTAGGTAAAAACTCCAAAAAGTTTGTTTCCCCTTCAATTCTAAGTCTATCCATATGTTTTCTTACTAAAAATTGGTGTGATGTACTTCCAAAAACATCAAATCCAGCTACAAGTGAATAATAAAGTCTTTCAATTAAAGGAAAATCAATAACCCACATAGTTTTTGGAATATTTCCTAAAGCACCTTTGTGAACAGAAGCTGAATCAAAATGTCTATAAATAGTTAAAACAGAGTCATTACTATTTTTATTTCCTTTCCACAGATGTTCAAAGCCTAAGCCCTTTGGGTAATGATTTTTGTAAACTTTGTTTTTATTTTCAAAATATATTTTTGCTTGTTGATAGTTTTTGATAATTGTAAAGGTTTCTATTAAGTCAGGAGTTTCTCCATACTTATTTGGGATAGAAAGATTTTTTAGGTTATTATCTAAAAAGTTTTTATCATTAACTGTGATATCTGCTTCTGGGTCCATAAACATAACCCAAAAATGGTCATTGATTACATTTAGTGCAATTTGACCTTTACAAACAGGACCTCTTATGTATGTCATTATAAAATAATGAATATCATCAAGTATAAATTTATATCTACTTTTTGCAGGTATTTGTTTAAATGTTTTTAATGCATTCACAGAGACTTTAGTGTCAAAAAGAGGCATGTGAGGCTTTTCATGCCATTTTGTATTTATAAATAGATCTTTATATGTTTGTAATTTTTTGTCATCTAAACTATAAACCATATGTGTTTTATGAACAATTGTTGATGTAATAGGTCTTATTCTATAGTAAAACTTTTCTTCAATTTGAGTATATGGAAATCTTGTTGCAATAATATCAATTTTTCCACTTTTTGTTCTTGATCTTACTATTTGAAAAAAGTTTTGACTATTTTTATCAAAACTTAGGTGTGCTAGGAATAAGTGTTCATAGATATATCTAGCCGTAACTTGATACTTTATGTTTTCATTATTAAAAAACTTTTCAAACTTTTTTATTTGATTTTTTTCTAAAGTAGTTGTTAAATCTTTTTTATCATCTTTTAATTTACTAGAATTTAGCCATGATTTTAAAATATTATGCTCTTTTTTACTTAAAGCAGGAAAGCCGTAAGGCATAGCTTTGTGAGGATTATCTTCTAAATAATCATCTAATTCTTTTTGATTTTTCACACAGGCTAATTCATCTGTTTCAGGAGAATAGTCTCCTTTATTTATAGGGTTCTTTTGTTTTTCTTTTAATAGTCGTAACATTATAGATTCATTTGATTCTTCTTTCTTTGTTACTGAAAAGTAATCTCTTTTTCTCCATTGTTCTTCTGTTTTTGCATCTACAAAAAGTCTTGATGGTTCAACAGCACTTAATCTATTTGCATATATATCTTCTTTTGAAGCACCTCTTGTAAGTCCTTCAAAAGATGAAAGTTTTAATTGACATGGTGAGTTGTAACATGAGTGACAAGTAACACATCTATTATCAAAAATAGGTTTGATATCTTTTGTATAAGAGAGTTGTTCTGTTGCAAATAAGACATTTGAGAAAACTAAAAATAAAGCCAGTAAAAAGTGCTGGGGAAGGTGCATATATAAATCCTAAAGTTATTAATGAAAACATTATACATTAATTTAAATTTTTAAAGCTGTTTTTGATAAAATCAAAACTAAAATTAAAGGGAAAAAATGCAACACCTCATATCTACTTCTGACTTTACAAAAAATGAAATCTTAGAACTTTTTGATGATGCAAAAATGTTTTTAGATATGCAAAGTAATGAGATTTTAAAAGGTAAAATTATTGTAAATCTATTTTTTGAAGATTCTACTAGAACAAGAAGTGCTTTTGAAATGGCAGCAAAAAGATTAGGGGCACAAGTAATTTCTTTAGATGTTGGAAGAAGTTCAAGAAGCAAAGGCGAAACTATTTTTGATACTATTGCAAATATTAATGCAATGAGTCCAGATGCAATTACTATTAGACATAGTGAGTGTGGATTACCTGGCACTTTAGTTGAACATGTTGATTGTCCAATTATCAATGCAGGTGATGGGAAAAATGAACATCCTACTCAAGCCTTATTAGATTTATTTACTATTTATGAACACTTTGAAGGAGAAACAGAAGGTAAAAAAATTGCAATTATTGGAGATGTAAAAAGCTCAAGAGTTGCAGGCTCAAATAAAAAACTTTTACCTACTTTTGGTATTGATGTAAATTTTGTTGCACCAGATTGTTTTAAATATGAAAATGATGAGTTTAAACAGTATGATAACTTATCTGAAATTATTGATGAAGTAGATGTTGTAATGAGTTTAAGAACTCAACTTGAAAGACACAATGAAGTTTACTTTACATCATTAACTGAATATGCAAAAGATTATTGTGTAACTAAAGATACTTTTGGAGATAGAGATATTTTATTACTTCACCCAGGACCAGTAAATAGAAATATTGATATTTCAGATGAAATGTTAGCAGACCCTAGAAATAAAATTTTAGAGCAAGTTAGAAATGGAGTTGCAGTAAGAATGGCAATTCTAAAAAAACTTATTAAATAAATTGAATAAAGACTTACAAAATATATTAAATAAATATGGCTCTTCAAGGGAGCCATTTTTTTTCCTAATTTCTTATGATTTATCACAATTTTATGTGAAACCACTAAAAGAACTTTCTAGCGAAATAAAGTATGAGATTAATGAAAAGGTATCTTCAAAATTAGCAAATGAAAATTTAGAAAAGAAAGAGTTAAAGAAATATCCAATCTCTTTTAAAGCGTATAAAAAGAGTTTTGATATTTTACAAGAACATATAAAAAATGGTAACTCTTATATTTTAAATTTAACAGCAAAAACAAAAATAGAAACAAAATTTACACTAGATGAAATCTATGAAAAAGCAAATGCTAAATATAAACTAAAGTTTTTTGACAAATTTGTTTGTTTTTCTCCTGAAAAGTTTGTAGAGATTAAAAAGAATAAAATCATGACTTTTCCTATGAAAGGAACAATTGATAGTAAAATAGAGAATGCAAGTGCTAAGATTTTAGGAAATATAAAAGAGATGGCAGAGCATACTATGGTTGTTGACTTACTTAGAAATGATTTAGGAATTGTTTCAAATAAAATCAAAGTAGATAAGTTTAGATATATTGATAAAATAAATGCAGGAAATAAAAAACTTTTGCAAGTTAGCTCAAAAATAACAGGCCATCTTAATGAAGATTGGCATAGTAAAATAGGGGATATTTTAACTTCAATTTTACCAGCAGGTTCAATAACAGGAACACCAAAGAAAAAAACTATAGAGATACTAAAAGAGAATGAAACTTATGATAGAGATTTTTATACAGGTATTTTTGGAGTATATGATGGAAAATCATTAAACTCTTGCGTTTTAATAAGGTTTATTGAAAAAGATAAAGAAGGTAAGCTTTATTATAAAAGTGGCGGTGGAATTACTTGTGACTCTAATGTAGAAGATGAATACAAAGAGCTTATTGATAAAGTTTATTTACCCTTTTAATTACAAAAAGATTACACAAAAACTTATTTTTTAATATTGTAACCAAAAAGTTAATTTTTTCTATTAAAATCCTTGAAATTTTTTTTGAGGAGAAGAAATGAGAAACACTATTTTTGTAATAGAGTATGCAAAAGGAAGTGATAAAGGGTTTGATGGATTTAGGCCTGATACAAAACCAATTTTAGACGCAATTGAGGATGTAACTGATTATAAAACTGAAATAGTTTTTTATAGACCAAATAGAAAATATGAACTACTTGAGTATCTAAAAGAAAAAGCAGTTTCAGTAATAAGTAGAATTAATCCAGGAAATTTAAAAGAAGTTGATGAATATTTTCAATTTCTAAAAGCATTAGGAAATTCAGGAGTTGAAATTCATACTCATCCAGATGTTATGATTAATCTTGATTTCAAAGATATCCTAGCAAAACTAAAAGGAACTAGACTTGGAGATGAAGATACATACTTTTATAATACATTCACTGATTTTGCAAGAAAATTTCCTGCAGATTTAGATAAATATGGAATTAGAGTTTTAAAAACAAACTATGGTTCTACAGGTGAGGGTGTATATTTAGTATCTAAAAAAGATGATGGTTCAATTTTCTCTGTTGAGGCTGTAAACAATGAGAAATTTTATTATGATAATATCAATGAATTTTTAGAAAAGTTTGAATCAAGATTTGAAGAAGAATCAGAGTATGCTGCATATTTCAAAGAGAAAAATGGTTTTGTAGGATGTAGATATTTAGAAAGAATTTCAGAAGGTGAAGTTAGAGTATTACTAGTAAATGATAAACCTATTTCTGTTGTGCATAAAAAACCTCAAGAAGGGGAGTTTTCTGCAACACTATTTTCAGGAGCTCAATACAAATATGAGTCACCAGATGAACCAAAATGGAAAGATGTAGTAAAGCTTACAACAAAAGGTTTAAAGGATT
Coding sequences within it:
- the pyk gene encoding pyruvate kinase, which translates into the protein MEKRTKILATLGPASNSVEMIEGLIKAGANMFRLNFSHGDHEYHLNTLNNIRIAMNNLNTTIAVLQDISGPKVRIGDVKEPFELLKGDEITFVRNEIVGYKEADKKYIVSINYPELLDKVKVDEYIYLYDGTIRAKVIETGEEIKAVIENHGILASKKGINFPNTVIDIDVITEKDKKDIAWGVENKVDYFAISFVQNRRDMEHARELLGNYKGKLIAKIEKFDAVENIDEIIEASDGIMVARGDLGIEVPYYEVPTIQKRLIKKANEACMPVITATQMLLSMTENERATRAEISDVANAVLDGTDVVMLSEESAVGVDPINTVQTMANIIKKTEEIYPYDKHEKLAYHDEFDVIQATATKLADDLGAKGIIALTSSGKSAMKISRYRPRTPIYIFSHKRRVLNPLCANWGVFPIAKIKAAQASKMIHIMLKKLEAKGVLDKEGVYIATIGYPVGIPGSTNTIKILTPSEMDYYLNLPSMKKK
- a CDS encoding cache domain-containing protein, which produces MSKLTNEIKIIKWIVLLPIIGVILTSFILTNIFISSRYESHNNEIDKLQEIHTLELKRSIKEKIDNLTLLLNENYKNEIIRSKHAIRDIVNLGYLNLNLMYKNHSHLSKEEFYSFINERMSKLRFFENKDGYFFLYDRKDAKVISNASTPSHVGTSFKNIEDIKGTSLFENFEKTFENNKNQGFATWYWNRPNSKEKEKKIGFIKIYEPLNIVIGSALYTKDIKQKISNNSIEFLKKLKYPNGSYIFIIDSKGTSILHRNKKIEGVPLNKLDEKIQENVTSIVNKAIKNKSAFIEYQQSEKLFKGYVPSKKISYVRYVPVLDWVIGTGLYNDNLNKEINRKQELLEKNLENDIATIVFASLLVTIVIIIIILILSKRLKNIFQYYSRSLENSNNKLHKLNEELEDKVKKQVNTLRQKDSLLNQQAKLAAMGEMLGNIAHQWRQPLSAISTLASGIRVKKEIGRINDEELDKDLQGIVTSTKLLSNTIDDFRNYYSKDKHIKEFKIEGTLNNVLNLISANLSNKDIELIFNIEEVFIHSYENELIQVLLNILNNAKDALLEKNSPRYIFITIKKQKKNALIEIYDNAGGIKEDIITRIFEPYFTTKFKSQGTGIGLYMTKNIIDSNLKGEIEVENKDFTYKNEKFKGALFRIKLPFKI
- a CDS encoding TolC family protein, translating into MQYLKLASLFFISTVFISNTFAKQLDEKILSQDRLDIIDFSKKQNEENSSKLRKDWINPVTLSYKKDYTETYDTARSMISINQPIFKSGGIYSAIKYANVNYKYNDLDIETQRKELIKQVTTLLFNLHIIDLNIKKNEYLLKNANIDIQRKKEQVLNGFLDTSFLDNAIIDANTVKNSLADLYFQKKELENNFNNLASKKYTKFELPKLTLTDKENFLANSLELAKARVDIKQKDYLITMSLSQYLPTFSVSMDYSHYHDTDENPAINDETTTNYGVSVSMPIDVRALNDVQAQRIEYLKAKLNLNNIILEEQNFYKTKLSKIDMIERKKDIAKEDYKLYDSLLKIIVEEKNAQLKTQSDVDTLANSQKIKSLEVDILELQKQIELLEIYSKII
- a CDS encoding aspartate aminotransferase family protein; amino-acid sequence: MLETLDKQFVLQTYARNYVNFKKGINATLFDETDKDYIDFTSGIGVVSVGHGNKEVADEISKQANNIIHISNLYAIEPQAKLAEKIAKLSEMDVATFFANSGAEANEGAIKLARKYGETKFDKKRYKVITLEHSFHGRTITTVKATGQASMHSPNFAPYPDGFKYDARIDDIYNSIDDETVAVMIELVQGEGGVQPFDKKDIQELAKFLKEQDILLIIDEVQSGVYRTGEFLASNLYEIEPDIITLAKGLGGGVPIGAVVTKLKDLFTYGDHGSTFGGNYLSTAAACKVVDILDDYKNSGQLDEIIIYFDNKLNELSKKHSALLNEKVGVGLMKGIRIKDADTLANIIKKAFEEGVLVLRAGKNTLRLLPPLTISKKEIDEGFKRLDDAISKIS
- a CDS encoding fatty acid cis/trans isomerase, with protein sequence MHLPQHFLLALFLVFSNVLFATEQLSYTKDIKPIFDNRCVTCHSCYNSPCQLKLSSFEGLTRGASKEDIYANRLSAVEPSRLFVDAKTEEQWRKRDYFSVTKKEESNESIMLRLLKEKQKNPINKGDYSPETDELACVKNQKELDDYLEDNPHKAMPYGFPALSKKEHNILKSWLNSSKLKDDKKDLTTTLEKNQIKKFEKFFNNENIKYQVTARYIYEHLFLAHLSFDKNSQNFFQIVRSRTKSGKIDIIATRFPYTQIEEKFYYRIRPITSTIVHKTHMVYSLDDKKLQTYKDLFINTKWHEKPHMPLFDTKVSVNALKTFKQIPAKSRYKFILDDIHYFIMTYIRGPVCKGQIALNVINDHFWVMFMDPEADITVNDKNFLDNNLKNLSIPNKYGETPDLIETFTIIKNYQQAKIYFENKNKVYKNHYPKGLGFEHLWKGNKNSNDSVLTIYRHFDSASVHKGALGNIPKTMWVIDFPLIERLYYSLVAGFDVFGSTSHQFLVRKHMDRLRIEGETNFLEFLPKDVRREHFNSWYKGWFAKRLSFYIPSDNEPNINYETKKYKTEFTNKLFSYLNIQKDKINFIDKEYVPAKILERYTNKKEIEETLKTLTLPNNSKFIQYHTDDKTNLAYIKIELENGENLIYTMIINRWHDNVALMFDEDSRLNPKKDRINFIKGIVGSYPNIFIKVKQKDLHEFFTLINDYQESQEEEKLILKYIINRANPNFWDDYDWFTNEFKKQNKLQFGLFDLNRYYQKAINNH
- a CDS encoding aspartate carbamoyltransferase catalytic subunit, with amino-acid sequence MQHLISTSDFTKNEILELFDDAKMFLDMQSNEILKGKIIVNLFFEDSTRTRSAFEMAAKRLGAQVISLDVGRSSRSKGETIFDTIANINAMSPDAITIRHSECGLPGTLVEHVDCPIINAGDGKNEHPTQALLDLFTIYEHFEGETEGKKIAIIGDVKSSRVAGSNKKLLPTFGIDVNFVAPDCFKYENDEFKQYDNLSEIIDEVDVVMSLRTQLERHNEVYFTSLTEYAKDYCVTKDTFGDRDILLLHPGPVNRNIDISDEMLADPRNKILEQVRNGVAVRMAILKKLIK
- a CDS encoding aminodeoxychorismate synthase component I is translated as MNKDLQNILNKYGSSREPFFFLISYDLSQFYVKPLKELSSEIKYEINEKVSSKLANENLEKKELKKYPISFKAYKKSFDILQEHIKNGNSYILNLTAKTKIETKFTLDEIYEKANAKYKLKFFDKFVCFSPEKFVEIKKNKIMTFPMKGTIDSKIENASAKILGNIKEMAEHTMVVDLLRNDLGIVSNKIKVDKFRYIDKINAGNKKLLQVSSKITGHLNEDWHSKIGDILTSILPAGSITGTPKKKTIEILKENETYDRDFYTGIFGVYDGKSLNSCVLIRFIEKDKEGKLYYKSGGGITCDSNVEDEYKELIDKVYLPF
- a CDS encoding Cj0069 family protein is translated as MRNTIFVIEYAKGSDKGFDGFRPDTKPILDAIEDVTDYKTEIVFYRPNRKYELLEYLKEKAVSVISRINPGNLKEVDEYFQFLKALGNSGVEIHTHPDVMINLDFKDILAKLKGTRLGDEDTYFYNTFTDFARKFPADLDKYGIRVLKTNYGSTGEGVYLVSKKDDGSIFSVEAVNNEKFYYDNINEFLEKFESRFEEESEYAAYFKEKNGFVGCRYLERISEGEVRVLLVNDKPISVVHKKPQEGEFSATLFSGAQYKYESPDEPKWKDVVKLTTKGLKDLKPFLKGQNYPLLWTMDYIMDYDKDGNDIYVLSEINCSCVGITTELQYAKEVAKVFETKKKKFKKK